The Apibacter raozihei genome contains a region encoding:
- a CDS encoding DUF4197 domain-containing protein, producing the protein MKISTISKLILVSTFVISLQSCDTQGSSTSTTSTAGLNTVKQMMTSSTNQGFSVLGNSNSFITNALIEAVMPDELKKINTKLENLGLSSLVTKEKEYIGKAAESSVNVAKPIITSAIQEMTISDAVSILSGGKGAATEYLKNKTQSKLIAAIQPQVESQLNSNGLTSLINNATKDKSVKSAIDALLGNKQSSTNSNVSSSISQYASQQIVDGLFEVAKDYEMKNSISKSILGTLLGGSSN; encoded by the coding sequence ATGAAAATAAGTACAATTTCTAAACTAATTTTAGTCTCTACTTTTGTTATAAGTTTACAGTCGTGTGATACACAAGGTTCTTCTACTTCTACAACCTCTACTGCAGGTTTAAATACGGTCAAACAGATGATGACCTCAAGTACTAATCAGGGTTTTTCTGTGTTAGGTAATTCAAATTCATTTATTACCAATGCTTTAATTGAAGCTGTTATGCCTGATGAGCTCAAAAAAATTAATACAAAACTTGAAAATTTAGGTCTAAGCAGTCTGGTTACTAAAGAAAAAGAATATATTGGAAAGGCAGCAGAATCTTCTGTAAACGTAGCTAAGCCTATAATAACTTCCGCTATACAGGAAATGACTATTTCAGATGCTGTATCTATTTTATCCGGAGGTAAAGGAGCTGCTACGGAATATTTAAAAAATAAAACTCAATCTAAATTGATTGCAGCTATTCAACCTCAGGTAGAAAGTCAGTTAAATTCAAATGGATTAACCTCTTTAATTAATAATGCAACTAAAGATAAAAGCGTAAAAAGTGCAATTGATGCGTTATTAGGAAATAAACAATCTTCAACAAATTCGAATGTAAGTTCTTCCATAAGCCAATATGCATCACAACAAATTGTAGATGGCCTTTTTGAAGTTGCTAAAGATTATGAAATGAAAAATTCAATTTCTAAAAGTATACTTGGAACTTTGCTCGGAGGTAGTTCGAATTAA
- the uvrC gene encoding excinuclease ABC subunit UvrC, translated as MSLELQLKTLPNKPGVYQFFDEENKILYVGKAKNLKKRVISYFNKENFGKTKVLVSKIRNIKTTIVDTEYDALLLENNLIKEYLPRYNIRLKDDKTYPWICIRKEPFPRIFLTRKLVYEGSEYYGPYTSVIVARTLLELIKSIYPLRTCNLDLKKDKIEANKYSVCLEYHIHNCLGPCEEHQSLENYLDNVQEIREIIKGNITEPLNSLRKKMMTFAGDMEFEKAQLIKEKLDLLEKYQAKSTVISPTISNVDVFGITTDETAAYVNYFKIVKGRIIQSYTTEIKKKLDESPEEILEKTLVEIRKKFQSFSKEIYLPFPIDLDIPNVKLSIPKIGDKKKILDLSERNAKEYRLEKLKQVKIIDPERHSNRIMAEMKMLLHLPQEPRLIEGFDNSNIQGTNPVSACVVFRNGKPSKGEYRIFNVKSVEGPNDFATMEEVIFRRYRRQLDEGNELPQLILIDGGKGQLSSAYKSLELLGLAGKIPIIGIAKRLEEIYFPHDSIPLYLDKTSETLKVLQKVRDEAHRYGITRHRNKRSKNTFTTELDNISGIGEKTIQQLLSHFKSVQAIKKAAPAEIEELIGKKRGDLLQEYFRLDHSK; from the coding sequence ATGTCTTTAGAGCTTCAACTTAAAACGTTACCTAACAAGCCCGGTGTATATCAGTTTTTTGATGAGGAAAATAAAATTCTGTATGTAGGGAAAGCAAAAAATCTAAAAAAAAGAGTTATTTCTTATTTTAATAAAGAAAATTTCGGAAAGACTAAAGTTCTGGTTTCCAAAATTCGTAATATTAAAACGACAATTGTAGATACGGAATATGATGCATTGCTTCTGGAAAATAATTTGATTAAAGAATATTTGCCACGATACAACATCAGGTTAAAAGATGATAAAACCTATCCCTGGATTTGTATTAGAAAGGAGCCTTTTCCCAGAATATTTTTGACCCGTAAACTGGTATATGAAGGTTCGGAATATTATGGCCCTTATACATCTGTTATAGTTGCCAGAACCTTGCTGGAATTAATTAAAAGTATATATCCGCTACGAACCTGTAATCTGGATTTGAAAAAAGATAAAATTGAAGCTAATAAGTATTCAGTCTGTCTGGAATATCATATTCATAATTGTTTGGGGCCATGTGAAGAACACCAATCGCTAGAAAATTATCTGGACAATGTTCAGGAAATTCGTGAGATTATAAAGGGAAACATTACGGAACCCTTGAATTCTTTACGAAAAAAAATGATGACCTTTGCTGGTGATATGGAATTTGAGAAGGCTCAGCTAATTAAAGAAAAGCTGGATTTGCTTGAAAAATACCAGGCAAAATCAACAGTAATTTCACCCACTATTTCAAATGTAGATGTATTTGGAATAACTACAGATGAAACAGCAGCTTACGTAAATTATTTTAAAATTGTTAAAGGTAGAATTATTCAATCGTATACTACAGAAATAAAGAAAAAACTGGATGAATCTCCGGAAGAAATTCTGGAAAAAACCTTAGTGGAAATTAGAAAAAAATTTCAATCTTTTTCTAAAGAAATTTATTTGCCTTTTCCTATTGATTTGGATATACCTAATGTTAAATTATCTATTCCCAAGATAGGAGATAAGAAAAAAATTCTTGATTTATCGGAAAGAAATGCTAAAGAATACAGACTGGAAAAGCTTAAACAAGTTAAAATTATTGATCCTGAGCGCCATTCTAATAGAATAATGGCAGAAATGAAAATGTTACTTCATTTGCCTCAGGAACCACGCCTTATTGAAGGTTTTGATAATTCCAACATTCAAGGTACCAATCCGGTTTCTGCTTGTGTTGTTTTTCGAAATGGTAAGCCCAGTAAAGGAGAATATAGAATATTTAATGTTAAATCAGTGGAAGGGCCTAACGATTTTGCAACAATGGAAGAAGTCATTTTCCGCAGATACAGAAGACAGCTTGATGAAGGAAATGAACTACCTCAGCTTATATTAATTGATGGAGGAAAAGGTCAATTGAGTTCTGCCTATAAATCTTTGGAATTATTAGGCTTGGCTGGAAAAATTCCCATTATTGGTATAGCAAAAAGACTGGAAGAAATTTATTTTCCTCACGATTCTATTCCGCTATATTTAGATAAAACTTCAGAAACTCTAAAAGTTTTGCAAAAGGTAAGGGATGAGGCTCACAGATATGGAATTACCCGTCACAGAAATAAAAGAAGTAAAAATACATTTACTACAGAATTAGATAATATAAGCGGAATTGGAGAAAAAACCATCCAGCAGCTATTAAGCCATTTTAAATCTGTGCAAGCCATTAAAAAGGCAGCACCAGCTGAAATTGAAGAACTGATTGGTAAAAAAAGAGGAGATCTTTTGCAGGAATATTTTAGGTTAGATCATTCAAAATAG